In the genome of Variibacter gotjawalensis, one region contains:
- a CDS encoding PopZ family protein: protein MARPVDEPVVIEPEEEPEYHAPAAVQAREEPRWTEPVTETALVSPQTSDAVNSAFNALAHSVMAQNSERLDEMSRQMLRPMLKAWLDDNLPSIVERLVRAEIERVARGR, encoded by the coding sequence ATGGCGCGTCCGGTCGATGAGCCGGTCGTAATCGAACCGGAAGAAGAGCCCGAATACCACGCGCCCGCCGCCGTTCAGGCGCGCGAGGAGCCGCGTTGGACCGAGCCGGTGACCGAGACTGCACTGGTCTCGCCGCAGACCAGCGATGCCGTGAACAGCGCGTTCAACGCGCTGGCGCACAGCGTTATGGCGCAGAACTCCGAACGGCTCGATGAGATGTCGCGCCAGATGCTGCGCCCGATGCTGAAGGCTTGGCTCGACGACAATCTGCCGAGCATCGTCGAGCGCCTCGTGCGCGCCGAGATCGAGCGCGTGGCTCGCGGCCGCTGA
- a CDS encoding Bug family tripartite tricarboxylate transporter substrate binding protein — translation MTHKINRRNLFAVSAGAASLVAMPSVLRAQTFPNRPIELVVGFAAGGGTDVMARVIALFLEKELGGSVVVNNKPGASGEIALAYVANAQPDGHVIGTSNIPGLLSLPIERKTQFKLSDFQLLANIVNDPSAFSVEANSPIKDLAGLVKVAKEKPGSISYGSTGAGTDDHMALVMFEEVAGVKLNHIPFRGGGPLGIALLGKQIDVAGLNVGEAMPHSTGLRIIAQAGPKRSPFVPNTPTLVEAGFNVEMGSERGLLAPKGLPPAVAKKLEEAIHKVAMDPQFSEKLRQQFLEIYYLRGDEWNARLTKQEAEYRKLWERRPWGGQ, via the coding sequence GTGACCCACAAAATCAATCGTCGCAACCTGTTCGCAGTATCCGCGGGCGCCGCTTCGCTCGTCGCGATGCCGTCGGTGCTTCGCGCGCAGACGTTTCCGAACCGTCCGATCGAACTCGTCGTCGGTTTCGCGGCCGGTGGCGGCACCGACGTGATGGCGCGCGTGATCGCGCTGTTCCTCGAGAAGGAGCTCGGCGGCTCGGTCGTCGTCAACAACAAGCCGGGCGCGTCGGGCGAGATCGCCCTCGCCTACGTGGCGAATGCGCAGCCCGATGGTCACGTCATCGGCACGTCGAATATTCCGGGGCTGTTGTCGCTGCCGATCGAACGCAAGACGCAGTTCAAGCTCTCCGACTTCCAGCTGCTGGCGAATATCGTCAACGATCCGTCGGCCTTTAGCGTCGAAGCGAATAGCCCGATCAAAGACCTCGCCGGACTCGTAAAAGTCGCGAAGGAGAAGCCGGGTTCGATCAGCTACGGCTCGACCGGCGCCGGAACAGACGATCACATGGCGCTCGTCATGTTCGAGGAAGTCGCCGGCGTGAAGCTCAATCACATTCCGTTCCGCGGCGGCGGTCCGCTCGGCATCGCGTTGCTCGGCAAGCAGATCGATGTCGCGGGACTCAACGTCGGCGAAGCGATGCCGCATTCCACCGGGCTGCGCATCATCGCGCAGGCGGGCCCGAAGCGGTCTCCGTTCGTGCCGAATACGCCGACGCTGGTCGAGGCCGGTTTCAATGTCGAGATGGGCTCCGAGCGCGGGCTGCTCGCACCAAAGGGCTTGCCGCCGGCGGTCGCGAAGAAGCTCGAAGAGGCGATCCACAAGGTCGCGATGGACCCGCAATTTTCCGAGAAGCTGCGCCAGCAGTTTTTGGAGATCTACTACCTGCGCGGCGACGAATGGAACGCGCGGCTAACCAAACAGGAAGCCGAGTATCGGAAGCTTTGGGAGCGCCGCCCCTGGGGCGGGCAGTAG
- a CDS encoding NAD-dependent epimerase/dehydratase family protein: MSGKNPALPIKDHRFLIVGGASLVGSTTADEFLRRGAKEVVLLDNFSFGSKDAIKHLEGNPRVRVVQGDVMRLHELLKAFEGVDGVLHLAAMMTISMDRDPWAGLDVNIRGAQNVIEAARTNGVKKLVFASSNAVYGYGPGVAGDLVESTPFNSVGAPPAAILYGASKIVGEQLCRDAYRRYGLDYVVLRYSTVYGERQHYRAANALYIIETHDRIKAGERPRVIGDGSESKHFVYVGDVARANAAAFEAKATDVQVNVSGPAPTTTLELVQMVCEATGSDLKPEHVEPPAGKVRLTSGGAFKIDHTAAGKAIGWKPEVDMREGIRRLIEWRDETGA, from the coding sequence ATGTCAGGTAAAAATCCAGCCCTTCCGATCAAAGATCATCGATTTCTCATCGTTGGTGGCGCGAGTTTGGTCGGTTCGACCACAGCGGACGAGTTTCTGCGCCGCGGCGCCAAAGAAGTCGTGCTGCTGGACAATTTCTCGTTCGGCTCGAAAGACGCGATCAAGCATCTGGAAGGTAATCCGCGCGTCCGCGTCGTCCAAGGCGACGTCATGCGGCTGCACGAACTCTTGAAGGCCTTCGAAGGCGTCGACGGCGTGCTGCACCTCGCTGCGATGATGACGATCTCGATGGACCGCGACCCATGGGCCGGCCTCGACGTCAACATTCGCGGCGCTCAGAACGTGATCGAGGCGGCACGCACGAACGGCGTGAAGAAGCTCGTCTTCGCCTCCTCCAACGCGGTCTACGGCTACGGACCAGGAGTTGCGGGTGATCTCGTCGAGTCGACGCCGTTCAACTCCGTCGGCGCCCCGCCCGCCGCCATTCTCTATGGCGCGTCGAAGATCGTCGGCGAACAGCTCTGCCGCGATGCGTATCGGCGCTACGGGCTCGACTATGTCGTGCTGCGCTATTCGACCGTCTACGGCGAGCGGCAACACTATCGCGCCGCCAATGCGCTCTACATCATCGAGACTCACGATCGCATCAAGGCGGGCGAGCGGCCGCGGGTGATCGGCGACGGCTCGGAGTCCAAGCACTTCGTTTATGTCGGCGATGTCGCGCGCGCCAACGCTGCGGCCTTCGAAGCGAAGGCGACGGACGTGCAAGTCAACGTCTCTGGCCCTGCCCCGACGACGACGCTCGAACTCGTGCAGATGGTGTGCGAGGCGACGGGAAGCGACCTTAAGCCCGAGCATGTCGAGCCGCCGGCCGGCAAGGTTCGCCTGACCTCAGGCGGTGCGTTCAAGATCGACCACACGGCCGCCGGCAAAGCGATCGGTTGGAAGCCTGAAGTCGACATGCGCGAAGGCATTCGCCGCTTGATCGAGTGGCGCGACGAAACCGGCGCGTGA
- a CDS encoding valine--tRNA ligase: MIEKNYKPADVEGRIYENWESSGAFKCSQPDRKDADPFCIVIPPPNVTGSLHMGHALNNTLQDILVRFERMRGKDVLWQVGTDHAGIATQMVVERQLMERQQPSRRDMGREAFVKRVWEWKEESGGTIINQLKRLGASCDWSRERFTMDEGLSKAVLKVFVELYRAGLIYKDKRLVNWDTQFLSAISDLEVIQTETKGNLWHFKYPLEDDPETFITVATTRPETMLGDTAVAVHPEDERYRDLVGKHVILPLVGRRIPIVADEYSDPEKGTGAVKITPAHDFNDFEVGRRHHLPLINILDANGAMALRDNAEFKDGVEASRELAETLQLHGVDRFKARKAIVERMEALGLLEKIEPHVNMVPHGDRSNTVIEPFLTDQWYVNAKEMSYVPIAAVQTGRTEFVPKQWENTFYHWMENIQPWCISRQLWWGHQIPAWYGPDDKVFVAESEDEAVAEALAYYVVNSVLTKEEADAIAEDEDKRANFLTRDPDVLDTWFSSALWPFSTLGWPDETRELKRFYPTNVLVTGFDIIFFWVARMMMMGHQFMDEVPFKTVYIHALVRDEKGAKMSKSKGNVMDPLELIDEYGADALRFTLAAMAAQGRDIKLAVSRVEGYRNFATKLWNSARFAEMNGAATVANFDPKSAKVTLNKWIAHETAKAFAEVAEAIEALRFNDAANAAYRFVWNIYCDWYIELTKPILTGPDGAAKDETRAMTAWVRDEICKLLHPFMPFITEELWAVTATQPRAGALITTAWPKYEGLADEAAEAEIGWVIDLITEIRSVRAEMNVAPATLAPLALVSVSEATQERVGRWGDLIKRLARLSGIDFVDAAPQSAVQIVIRGEVAALPLAGIIDIAAERLRLEKELAKIAGEVERVEKKLGNADFVKRAPEEVIEGEREKLADAEAKRAKFREALERLKSAA; this comes from the coding sequence ATGATCGAGAAAAACTACAAGCCCGCCGACGTCGAAGGCCGCATCTACGAGAATTGGGAAAGCTCCGGCGCATTCAAATGCAGCCAGCCGGACCGCAAGGACGCGGACCCGTTCTGCATCGTCATTCCGCCGCCGAACGTTACCGGCTCGCTGCATATGGGCCACGCGCTCAACAACACGCTGCAGGACATTCTCGTGCGCTTCGAGCGCATGCGCGGCAAGGACGTACTTTGGCAAGTCGGCACCGACCATGCAGGCATCGCGACGCAAATGGTCGTCGAGCGCCAGTTGATGGAGCGCCAGCAGCCGAGCCGCCGCGACATGGGTCGCGAAGCGTTCGTCAAGCGCGTGTGGGAGTGGAAGGAAGAGTCCGGCGGCACCATCATCAATCAGCTCAAGCGCCTCGGCGCTTCGTGCGATTGGTCGCGCGAACGCTTCACGATGGACGAAGGTCTGTCGAAGGCCGTGCTGAAAGTCTTCGTCGAACTCTATCGCGCCGGGCTCATCTACAAGGACAAGCGCCTCGTCAATTGGGACACGCAGTTTCTCTCGGCGATCTCCGATCTCGAAGTCATTCAGACCGAGACGAAGGGCAACCTCTGGCACTTCAAGTATCCGCTCGAGGACGATCCCGAGACTTTCATCACGGTCGCGACGACGCGCCCCGAGACGATGCTCGGTGACACCGCGGTCGCGGTGCATCCGGAGGACGAGCGCTACCGCGATCTCGTCGGCAAGCATGTGATCCTGCCGCTGGTCGGTCGCCGCATTCCGATCGTCGCCGATGAATATTCCGATCCCGAGAAGGGGACCGGCGCCGTGAAGATCACGCCGGCGCACGACTTCAACGACTTCGAAGTCGGCCGCCGTCATCATCTGCCGCTGATCAACATTCTCGACGCGAACGGCGCGATGGCGCTGCGCGACAACGCCGAGTTCAAGGACGGCGTTGAAGCCTCGCGCGAACTCGCCGAGACGCTGCAGCTGCACGGCGTCGACCGCTTCAAAGCGCGCAAGGCGATCGTCGAGCGCATGGAAGCGCTTGGCTTGCTCGAGAAGATCGAGCCGCACGTCAACATGGTGCCGCACGGCGATCGGTCGAACACCGTGATCGAGCCGTTCCTCACCGACCAGTGGTACGTCAACGCCAAGGAGATGTCGTACGTCCCGATCGCGGCGGTGCAGACCGGTCGCACCGAATTCGTGCCGAAGCAGTGGGAGAACACGTTCTATCACTGGATGGAAAACATCCAGCCGTGGTGCATCTCGCGTCAGCTCTGGTGGGGCCATCAGATCCCGGCGTGGTACGGTCCGGACGACAAGGTTTTCGTCGCCGAGAGCGAGGACGAAGCCGTCGCCGAGGCGCTCGCTTACTACGTCGTCAACAGCGTGCTGACGAAGGAAGAAGCCGACGCTATCGCGGAGGACGAGGACAAGCGCGCGAATTTCCTCACCCGCGATCCCGACGTTCTCGACACCTGGTTTTCCTCGGCGCTGTGGCCGTTCTCGACCCTCGGCTGGCCGGACGAGACGCGCGAACTCAAGCGCTTCTATCCGACCAACGTGCTCGTCACCGGCTTCGACATCATCTTCTTCTGGGTCGCCCGAATGATGATGATGGGCCACCAGTTCATGGACGAAGTGCCGTTCAAGACGGTCTACATCCACGCGCTCGTCCGTGACGAGAAGGGCGCCAAGATGTCGAAGTCCAAGGGCAACGTGATGGACCCCTTGGAGCTCATCGACGAATACGGCGCGGACGCGCTGCGCTTCACGCTGGCCGCGATGGCGGCGCAGGGGCGCGACATCAAGCTCGCGGTCTCGCGCGTCGAAGGCTATCGCAACTTCGCGACCAAGCTGTGGAACTCTGCGCGTTTCGCCGAGATGAACGGCGCCGCGACGGTCGCGAACTTCGATCCGAAGTCCGCGAAGGTGACGCTCAACAAGTGGATCGCGCACGAGACCGCCAAGGCTTTCGCGGAGGTTGCCGAAGCCATCGAGGCGCTGCGCTTCAACGATGCGGCGAATGCGGCCTATCGCTTCGTCTGGAACATCTATTGCGACTGGTACATCGAGCTGACGAAGCCGATCCTCACCGGTCCGGATGGCGCCGCGAAGGACGAAACGCGCGCGATGACTGCTTGGGTGCGCGACGAAATCTGCAAGCTGTTGCACCCGTTCATGCCGTTCATCACGGAAGAACTCTGGGCCGTGACGGCGACGCAGCCGCGCGCCGGCGCGCTGATCACCACGGCTTGGCCGAAATACGAAGGCCTCGCCGATGAAGCCGCCGAAGCCGAGATCGGCTGGGTGATCGATCTCATCACCGAGATCCGCTCCGTTCGCGCCGAGATGAACGTCGCGCCTGCGACGCTCGCTCCGCTGGCCCTCGTCAGCGTCAGCGAAGCGACGCAGGAACGCGTCGGCCGCTGGGGCGATCTCATCAAGCGCCTCGCGCGTCTGTCGGGGATCGACTTCGTCGACGCCGCGCCGCAAAGCGCCGTGCAGATCGTTATCCGCGGCGAAGTCGCCGCGCTGCCGCTCGCCGGAATTATCGACATCGCCGCCGAACGCTTGCGCCTCGAAAAGGAGCTCGCGAAAATCGCCGGCGAGGTCGAGCGCGTCGAGAAGAAACTCGGCAATGCGGACTTCGTGAAGCGCGCGCCCGAGGAAGTCATCGAGGGCGAACGCGAGAAATTGGCGGACGCCGAGGCGAAGCGCGCCAAGTTCCGCGAGGCGCTGGAGCGCTTGAAGAGCGCCGCGTGA
- a CDS encoding metallophosphoesterase, producing the protein MSGFSDWDDRLTLWLVKPPYRDETGDKGWVAPFAHAQPHAIRELDFSIPGWPRFTRPLRIAFLSDFHTGSHTNDIARLDRIVAEAAAYEPDLVLYGGDFVNMIAFGGGRIPPHVIARALGKLTAPLGTFGIIGNHDRSYGPDEVTQALTDANVRMLYDEIVTVDYEGHSLAIVGIPDARVDRAAPAKLLGTLKGDQPSIVLTHDPVWFRDVPQGPHLTLAGHTHGGQIVFPLIGPIRNASKAPWSWTYGLVEEPGKRMYVTSGLGCSGIPLRIGRPPEFVIAEATG; encoded by the coding sequence ATGAGCGGTTTTAGCGATTGGGACGACCGCCTCACACTGTGGCTCGTCAAGCCGCCATACCGCGACGAGACAGGCGACAAAGGTTGGGTCGCGCCGTTCGCGCACGCGCAGCCGCACGCCATTCGCGAACTCGACTTCAGCATACCGGGTTGGCCGCGTTTTACGCGCCCGCTGCGCATCGCGTTCCTATCGGATTTCCATACCGGATCGCACACGAACGACATCGCGCGGCTCGATCGCATCGTTGCGGAAGCGGCTGCGTACGAGCCTGATCTCGTGCTCTACGGCGGCGATTTCGTCAACATGATCGCGTTCGGAGGAGGGCGCATTCCGCCGCACGTGATCGCGCGCGCGCTTGGCAAGCTCACCGCGCCGCTCGGCACCTTCGGCATCATCGGAAATCACGATCGCAGCTACGGACCGGATGAGGTCACCCAAGCGCTAACCGACGCCAATGTGCGCATGCTTTACGACGAAATCGTCACGGTCGACTACGAGGGACACTCACTCGCGATTGTCGGAATTCCGGATGCGCGCGTCGACCGCGCGGCGCCCGCGAAACTTCTCGGCACGCTCAAGGGGGATCAGCCCTCGATCGTTCTCACGCACGATCCGGTTTGGTTTCGCGATGTGCCACAAGGCCCGCATCTGACGCTCGCCGGACATACGCATGGCGGCCAGATCGTATTCCCGCTGATCGGCCCCATCCGCAACGCGAGCAAAGCCCCGTGGTCGTGGACCTACGGCCTCGTCGAAGAACCCGGCAAGCGCATGTATGTGACGAGCGGGCTCGGCTGTAGCGGCATCCCGTTGCGCATCGGCCGCCCGCCCGAATTCGTCATCGCGGAAGCGACTGGATAG
- a CDS encoding EthD family reductase, whose product MIKVSVLYPPSDKFDWDYYLAKHMPLVSDRLGAALKKAEVSKGVAGGAPGAPATYAAICTLSFDSVEAFQKAMGAHAAEIMGDIPNYTDATPVVQISEVKL is encoded by the coding sequence ATGATCAAGGTGAGCGTGCTCTATCCGCCGAGCGACAAATTTGATTGGGATTATTACCTCGCCAAACACATGCCTCTCGTTTCCGACCGTCTCGGTGCGGCGTTGAAGAAAGCCGAAGTCAGCAAAGGCGTTGCGGGCGGCGCGCCCGGCGCTCCGGCAACTTACGCCGCGATATGCACGCTCTCGTTCGATTCCGTCGAAGCGTTTCAGAAAGCGATGGGCGCGCATGCCGCCGAGATCATGGGCGACATCCCGAATTACACAGACGCTACACCCGTCGTGCAAATCAGCGAAGTGAAGCTGTAG
- a CDS encoding DNA-3-methyladenine glycosylase has translation MPQKVLGRDFFARSVHEVAPDLIGATFLFGGAGGVIVEVEAYHHTDPAAHSFNGLTPRNAVMFGPPGYAYVYRSYGIHWCVNFVCEAEGSASAVLLRAIAPSEGIDAMIDRRGTDDVRALCSGPGKVCAALGITNAHNGLRLDRAPYRLLPRNRDVDIVTGVRIGITKAADLPWRYGLAGSRFLSKPFRGAA, from the coding sequence ATGCCGCAGAAGGTTCTCGGGCGAGACTTCTTCGCCCGCAGCGTTCACGAGGTCGCGCCCGATCTGATCGGCGCGACCTTTTTATTCGGCGGCGCCGGCGGCGTGATCGTCGAGGTCGAGGCGTATCACCACACGGACCCGGCCGCGCATTCCTTCAACGGCCTCACGCCGCGCAACGCCGTGATGTTCGGGCCGCCCGGCTACGCCTATGTCTATCGCTCCTACGGCATCCACTGGTGCGTGAATTTCGTCTGCGAGGCGGAAGGCAGCGCGTCGGCCGTGCTGCTGCGTGCGATCGCGCCGAGCGAGGGGATCGACGCGATGATCGACCGGCGCGGCACCGACGACGTGCGCGCCTTGTGTTCGGGTCCCGGCAAGGTGTGCGCAGCTCTCGGCATCACGAACGCGCACAATGGGCTGCGGCTTGATCGCGCGCCCTATCGTCTTCTGCCGCGCAACCGCGACGTCGATATCGTTACGGGCGTACGCATCGGGATCACGAAAGCGGCCGATCTGCCATGGCGTTACGGGCTCGCCGGCTCGCGGTTTTTGAGCAAACCGTTTCGTGGCGCAGCTTGA
- a CDS encoding trypsin-like peptidase domain-containing protein — protein sequence MLIIRHRSGVLKGVEQSIDDNKDTLVFGRDGDVCDVIFPADETLVSRRHFALERKLSGLWTFDLFGDPFVAVNGQPAENGQALHKGDVVELGKRGGPSFSVERIDETGAAKRMAETQVQQKVTNPRAAVQGAKRVALVTSALALLIALAGTGAVYYLSTGQGARLDQAMAKLSEDQQKAASDTISQPVRDRLLAASYLVYVRQPGGQEQPAGSASPIGPNMLATNAHVAALSRDLKDGQKLYVKAPGPQGKAYEVVDFKIHPGYAEFEKYLESDPLFVVSTANCKDCLSPILSGSAPGYDVAILRVAEGSNLSPVLEIANEKDLSTIGPGTPVAMSGYPLERISNQTVQSVAATPTLSLGMVSANTDLFSLPSDVSQRKLIQHNLPGTGGNSGSPMITPNGKIIALHNAGSYVDVPNVGRVPNAAMVRFGQRADMLADLVAGRAEQALEVDRAYWAKQTQAFKRGFDYLIPEILAREKPSDKATSVQVASAKHTLTATEKFTAKDKDGKDTTRRQKIHTVNLKANQLTTLIGYAQERQLIQMYLVVDGKIAKQDDRRIWFPFLSAKPDKDMKVEVYIVSPDNDVNYTLLEYTWDEPRS from the coding sequence ATGCTGATCATTCGGCACCGCTCCGGCGTCCTGAAGGGCGTCGAGCAGAGCATCGACGATAACAAGGACACCCTCGTTTTCGGCCGCGACGGCGACGTCTGCGACGTGATTTTCCCGGCGGATGAGACGCTCGTCTCGCGCCGGCACTTTGCCCTCGAACGTAAGCTCTCCGGGCTGTGGACCTTCGATCTCTTCGGCGACCCCTTCGTCGCCGTGAACGGACAGCCGGCTGAAAACGGCCAGGCACTGCACAAAGGCGACGTCGTCGAACTCGGCAAACGCGGCGGCCCGAGTTTCTCGGTCGAGCGCATCGACGAGACCGGCGCGGCCAAGCGCATGGCGGAAACGCAAGTGCAGCAAAAGGTGACGAACCCGCGCGCGGCCGTTCAAGGCGCGAAACGGGTCGCTCTCGTGACGTCGGCGCTGGCGCTGCTCATCGCGCTCGCCGGCACCGGCGCTGTTTATTATCTCTCGACCGGGCAAGGCGCCCGCCTCGATCAGGCTATGGCGAAGCTTTCCGAGGATCAGCAGAAGGCTGCGTCAGACACCATCTCTCAGCCGGTGCGCGACCGCCTGCTCGCAGCATCGTATCTCGTCTATGTCCGCCAGCCGGGCGGTCAGGAGCAGCCGGCCGGCAGCGCCTCGCCGATCGGGCCGAACATGCTGGCGACCAACGCGCACGTTGCGGCGCTCTCGCGCGACCTGAAGGATGGGCAGAAGCTGTACGTTAAAGCGCCCGGCCCGCAGGGCAAGGCCTACGAGGTCGTCGACTTCAAGATCCATCCCGGCTACGCCGAGTTCGAGAAGTATCTCGAAAGCGATCCGCTGTTCGTCGTCTCGACGGCAAACTGCAAAGACTGCTTGTCGCCGATCCTGTCAGGCAGCGCGCCGGGCTACGACGTCGCCATCCTGCGCGTCGCGGAGGGCTCGAACCTCTCACCGGTGCTCGAAATCGCGAACGAGAAGGATCTCTCGACGATCGGCCCGGGCACGCCGGTCGCGATGTCGGGCTATCCGCTCGAGCGGATCAGCAACCAGACGGTCCAGTCGGTCGCCGCTACGCCGACGCTGTCGCTCGGCATGGTCAGCGCGAACACGGACCTTTTCAGCCTTCCGTCGGACGTCTCGCAGCGCAAGCTGATCCAGCACAATCTGCCGGGCACGGGCGGCAACAGCGGCAGCCCGATGATCACGCCGAACGGCAAGATCATCGCGTTGCATAACGCCGGCAGCTACGTCGACGTGCCGAATGTCGGCCGCGTGCCGAACGCCGCGATGGTGCGCTTCGGCCAGCGCGCCGACATGCTGGCCGATCTCGTCGCTGGCCGTGCCGAGCAAGCCCTGGAAGTCGACCGCGCCTATTGGGCGAAACAGACGCAGGCCTTCAAGCGCGGCTTCGACTACCTGATCCCGGAAATCCTCGCGCGCGAGAAGCCGAGCGACAAGGCGACCTCGGTGCAAGTCGCGTCGGCGAAGCACACGCTGACGGCGACGGAGAAGTTCACCGCGAAGGATAAGGACGGCAAGGACACGACGCGCCGGCAGAAGATTCACACGGTGAATCTCAAGGCCAATCAGCTGACGACATTGATCGGTTACGCGCAGGAGCGGCAGCTGATCCAAATGTATCTTGTCGTCGACGGCAAGATCGCCAAACAGGACGACCGGCGCATCTGGTTCCCGTTCCTCTCCGCAAAGCCGGACAAGGACATGAAGGTCGAGGTCTACATCGTCAGCCCGGACAACGACGTGAACTACACGCTGCTCGAATATACGTGGGACGAGCCGCGCTCCTGA
- the ilvD gene encoding dihydroxy-acid dehydratase, whose amino-acid sequence MDAKTDLKNRLPSRHVTEGPARAPHRSYYYAMGLTSAQIHQPFVGVATCWNEAAPCNISLMRQAQAVKKGVAAAGGTPREFCTITVTDGIAMGHAGMRASLPSRECIADSVELTMRGHAYDALVGMAGCDKSLPGMMMAMCRLNIPSIFIYGGSILPGTFRGQQVTVQDVFEAVGKHSVGDMSDADLDELEQVACPSAGACGAQFTANTMATVSEAIGLALPYSAGAPAPYEFRDRFCATAGEMVVELIKSNIRPRDIVTRKALENAATVVAASGGSTNAGLHLPAIAHECGIEFTLFDVAEVFKRTPYVADLKPGGRYVAKDLFEAGGVPLLMKTLLDHGYLHGDCMTVTGRTIAQNLESVKWNAQQDVVRSADKPITPTGGVVGLKGNLAPEGAIVKVAGMSNLKFTGPARCFDGEEACFEAVTKKTYREGEVLVIRYEGPKGGPGMREMLSTTAALTGQGMGGKVALITDGRFSGATRGFCIGHVGPEAAVGGPIGLLRDGDMITIDADNGTIDVALSDAELEERRKAWKPRANDTTSGYIWKYAQQVGPAVYGAVTHPGGAAEKQCYADI is encoded by the coding sequence ATGGACGCGAAGACGGACCTTAAAAACAGGCTGCCGAGCCGTCATGTGACGGAAGGTCCGGCACGTGCGCCGCATCGCTCGTATTATTACGCGATGGGCCTGACCAGCGCCCAGATCCACCAGCCTTTCGTCGGTGTGGCGACCTGTTGGAACGAAGCCGCGCCCTGCAACATCTCGCTGATGCGCCAAGCCCAGGCGGTGAAGAAGGGCGTCGCGGCCGCCGGTGGCACACCGCGCGAGTTCTGCACCATCACGGTGACGGACGGCATCGCCATGGGGCACGCGGGCATGCGCGCCTCGCTGCCGTCGCGCGAATGCATCGCGGATAGCGTCGAATTGACGATGCGCGGCCACGCCTACGACGCGCTCGTCGGCATGGCGGGCTGCGATAAATCGTTGCCCGGCATGATGATGGCGATGTGCCGCCTCAACATCCCGTCCATCTTCATCTACGGCGGCTCGATCCTTCCGGGCACCTTCCGCGGCCAGCAGGTCACCGTTCAGGACGTGTTCGAGGCGGTCGGCAAGCATTCGGTTGGCGACATGTCGGACGCCGATCTCGACGAGTTGGAGCAGGTGGCGTGCCCGTCTGCCGGCGCCTGCGGCGCTCAGTTCACCGCCAACACGATGGCGACCGTTTCCGAGGCGATCGGCCTCGCGTTGCCATACTCGGCCGGCGCTCCGGCGCCTTACGAATTCCGCGACAGGTTCTGCGCCACCGCCGGCGAGATGGTCGTCGAGCTCATCAAGTCGAATATTCGCCCACGCGATATCGTGACCCGTAAAGCTTTAGAGAATGCAGCCACCGTTGTGGCAGCATCTGGCGGCTCGACCAATGCTGGCCTGCATCTTCCGGCCATTGCGCACGAATGCGGTATCGAATTTACCCTGTTTGATGTCGCCGAAGTCTTCAAACGGACACCTTATGTCGCAGATTTGAAACCCGGTGGCCGTTATGTCGCCAAGGACTTATTCGAAGCTGGCGGCGTGCCACTTTTGATGAAGACGCTGCTCGATCATGGCTATCTCCACGGCGACTGCATGACGGTCACCGGCCGGACGATTGCGCAGAATCTCGAGTCCGTGAAGTGGAATGCGCAGCAGGACGTGGTGCGCTCGGCGGATAAGCCGATCACGCCGACCGGCGGCGTCGTCGGCCTGAAAGGCAATCTCGCTCCCGAAGGCGCCATCGTGAAGGTCGCCGGGATGTCGAACTTGAAGTTCACCGGCCCGGCCCGCTGCTTCGACGGCGAGGAAGCTTGCTTCGAAGCCGTCACCAAAAAAACCTATCGCGAAGGCGAAGTTCTGGTCATCCGCTATGAGGGCCCCAAGGGCGGCCCCGGCATGCGCGAAATGCTCTCGACCACGGCCGCGCTGACCGGGCAGGGCATGGGCGGCAAAGTCGCGCTCATCACGGACGGTCGCTTCTCCGGCGCGACGCGCGGCTTCTGCATTGGCCATGTCGGTCCGGAAGCTGCGGTCGGCGGCCCGATCGGCCTTCTGCGCGACGGCGACATGATCACGATCGATGCCGACAACGGCACGATCGACGTCGCGCTGTCGGACGCCGAACTTGAAGAGCGCCGCAAGGCTTGGAAGCCGCGCGCCAACGACACCACGTCCGGTTACATCTGGAAATACGCTCAGCAGGTCGGACCCGCCGTCTATGGCGCGGTGACGCATCCGGGCGGAGCCGCCGAGAAGCAGTGCTATGCGGATATTTAG